AGCGCAACCGGGGCCGGGCGGGAGGAGGCAGCGCGCATGCCGCGACGTGTCCGCCCGCGCCTGGATCGTGAGGTGATGCGGCTGCGTCAGGTCGCGCTCGACGCCGCGGCCGCCGGGCTGTTCGTGTTCCCGGTCAAGGCCGGATCGAAGATCCCCGCCTTCCACGGCGAGACCCAGTGCCGCGGCCGCGGGCCCTGCGCCGGCGGGCATCAGGGCTGGGAACAGCGCGCCACCCGCGACCCCGCCCAGATCCGGCGCTGGTGGTCCCACACGTCGTCCCGGTGGAACGTCGGCGTGGCCTGCGGACCCTCCGGGCTGGTGGTGATCGACCTCGACACCCGCACCGAACCGCTCCCCGAGTGGGACGGAGCCACTACCGGCCGGGAGGTCCTCGACCAGCTCGCCGCCCAGCACGGCGAGATCCTGCCCGACACCTACTCCACGGTGACCCCGACCGATGGGGAGCACCTCTACTACCGGATGCCCGAGGGCCTGGCGCTGCGCAACACCCACGGCGGGCACGGGCACAGCCTCGGTCCGCTGATCGACACGAGAGCGGGTGGCGGGTTCGTCGTCGGAGCCGGCAGCATCCGCCCCGAGGGCGCCTACCTGGTCGCCGAACACGGCCAGATCGCCGAGCTCCCCGCCTGGCTGGCCACCCTGCTCACCCCACCCCCGCCGCGGCCGCGGCGCACGACACCCTTGGTCCTGTCGGCCAAGGATGCCAACGCACTGATGGCCAAGATTCTGCGCGAGGAGACCGACCACGTCACCCGCGCCCCGCAGGGACAGCGGCAATTCACCCTGCTCACCGCCGCCCGCGTGCTTGGCCAGTGGGTCGGCGGCGGGGAACTCGACGCCGACAACGCCTACGCAGTCCTCCTCGACGCCGCCACCGCGCACATCGGGGTCGCGGGATTCACCCGAGCCGAAGCCGAGCGGACCGTGACCCGCGGGATGAGCTTCGGGATGCGCGCCCCACGCACCGTCACCCGCGGCCGTAGCGCCGGTAACGACACCGGCGAGGAGTAGGACTGGAGGTGGGGGATGTCGCTGACCTCGCAGCTGCAGCAGGGTGTGCTCGCGCGGTGGTGCGCCACGCACCTGCCCGGCACCACCGCCGCGGTCGACCAGATCCGCGCCGCCTCAGCCGCGGCCGAGGTACTGCGGCCGACCGGCCGGATCGGCGCGGGACACTGGCCGATGGTGGGCGGGATCATCAGCACGCGGCTCGCCGCGCTGGTCCACGACGCCGCGCCGTACGCGGCGCTGTACGGGCTCGTCGCAGCCGAGCTGGTCTCGTCGCAGGCGAGCAACGCGATCGCGGCCGGCTACCCGGCCCAGCAGGCCGTGCTGGCCCAGGAACCGGACCTGGCTGAGGTCGCGGTGGGGCTGCGCCCCACCCCCCGGGACGTCGTCGCGCTGCTCGCGCCGCCGGCTGACGGGCACGGCGGGCGCCCCGGCGATGCCATGTTCGCTGAACTCGCCCACCGGGGCCACGTCTTCGCCCGGCGCCATGCCCCGAGCGGGGTGATCGGCACACCGGGCGCCGAGACCGCGCTCGCCCGCACCCACGCAGTGTGGACCCTCGGCGAGGACCGCTACCGGTCCGGGACCACCCCGCCGCCGCTGGCCCGCATCGCACAGGCTGGCGAGGCCACGGTGGAGCAGCTGCGCGCGCTGGCCCCACCGGCGGTCGTGGCCGACGCGGCCGCGCTCGCGCAGGTGGTCGAGTCATCGGGCACGCTCGCGGCCTGGCACGAGTGGGCCGGCGGTCCGGACCGCGGGCAGGACCTGGGCTTCGCCTCGCCGGTGCTGGTGCCGCACTGGGCGGAGGCCGACCTGCTGGTCGGCGAGACCCTGGTTGAGGTCAAGACCGTGCTGCGGGCCGATCAGCCCGCGCGGGTCGCGCGGTGGGTGTGGCAGCTGCTCGGCTACGCCTGGCTCGACCGCGGGGACCGGTGGAAGGTCCGGCATCTCGCGTTCTACCTGGCCCGGCACGGGGTCACGGTCCGGTGGTCGCTCGAGGAGTTGGAGACGCTCCTGGTCGGTGACCCGTCCCGGATCGCGGACGTGCGGGAGGAGTTTCGCGGGCTGGCCGAGCAGGCCGCGGTGAACGAGGGCGCCACCCTGTTGCCGGTGCCCTGATTGCCGGTGCCCTGAGGAGTACTGCCAGGGCCTACTCGCTCGGGCACGAGCCCGCAGGGGCGGGGCAGGCACGTCTGGATCGCCCGGAGGTCAGCACACCCCGGGTGGGTGCGCGGCGATGACCGTCGCCGACGCCGCCGCGGGTGGGACGGGCTCGCTGCCCGCTCGTCGGCCTGCGGCCGATCCCACACCGGACGGGCCAGCCCCGGATCCCCGCCGCCCCTGGCGGGCCCACCCGGGCCGTGCTGAGGCAGGGCCGCGTTCCAGCCGCACCACCCAGCCACTGCGAGGAGGACCGTGATGAGCGAGCACTTCCCGATCGTCAACCCGCGGATCGAGGACGGCCTGGCCCTGAGCGACGCGACCATGGTCGAGTTCGGTGACGGGTGCACCGACGCGATGAGCATTGTCCCCGGCGAGCACGAGGTCGGTGAGCGCGTGCCGTGCCCGAGCTGCGCGAGCGAGCACGAGATCAGCTCGGCCCTGTCGATCCCGATCGCCCACAACATCACCATCACCGAGGTCGAGCCCGAGGCCGAGGCCGGCGACTGACGCCGGCGCTCGCGTGCCGTCCGGCCTACCGGCCGGCCGGCGCGTTCGCCGGCGGTGCCGGTCACGTGGCTGGGGCACGAGGCTCGGTGCCGGTCAGAGGGGTCGTCTCACCAGGTTCGGTGCCGGTGGGCACCGCCGGGTCGCCGGCTCGGTGCCGGCCGGGGTGTTCGGGTCACCGGCTGCGGTGCCGGTCGGTCTGCAGGGTGGCTGTTCGCCAGCAGTGGTGGTGCGGGGGTGGGCCTCCGGTGCTCGGCACGTCTGGATCGCCCGGATGGTCAGCACGCCCGGGGTGGGGCAAGCGCCGACGAACCTGGCCGACCCATCCCGGTGAGACCCCGTCACCTCAAGGTGCGCCGGCGGCGGTCGCGTACAGGGTCACACCGGGATGGGCCAGCCAGGACCGCCGCCGGCCCTGCGGGCCCCCACCCCGGGCGTGCTGAGGCTGCGCCGCGTTCCAGCCGCACCGAGCACCGGAGGCCCACACATGAGCAGCACCAGCGCTACCCGACGCGTCGATATCGACACCGAGACCGGCCTCTGGACCCTCGACGGGGTCATCGGCTCCGATCTCAGCATCAACGACCAGCGCGTGCTGGAGGACCTGCTCGTCGACATCTACGAGCCGACCGACTTCGGCGACGCCGAGCTCGGCGACGACGAGCCTCCGTTCTGAGGCGGCTCGCCCACCGAGGGGCCCCGCCCGCCGGGCGGGGCCCCTCCCCGTGTGTTCCGTTGAGGAGGCCCCAGCGATGCAGATCGAGATCCACCAGACCCACACCACGAAGATCCGGGCAGGGGACCTGCTGCCACTCGACACGATCGATCGGATGCGACACGACTACGACGGCGTCCCCGCACGAGTGGACACCACCTCGTGTGCTCGGGTGACCGACGTCGTGCACCACGGCAGGGACGAGCCAGCGTCGGTCGTGCTCGCCGGCGGAGCCGTCATCGAGGCCCGGGCGGGCCGGATGATCGTGGTCGTCCGCG
The Pseudonocardia sp. EC080619-01 DNA segment above includes these coding regions:
- a CDS encoding bifunctional DNA primase/polymerase yields the protein MPRRVRPRLDREVMRLRQVALDAAAAGLFVFPVKAGSKIPAFHGETQCRGRGPCAGGHQGWEQRATRDPAQIRRWWSHTSSRWNVGVACGPSGLVVIDLDTRTEPLPEWDGATTGREVLDQLAAQHGEILPDTYSTVTPTDGEHLYYRMPEGLALRNTHGGHGHSLGPLIDTRAGGGFVVGAGSIRPEGAYLVAEHGQIAELPAWLATLLTPPPPRPRRTTPLVLSAKDANALMAKILREETDHVTRAPQGQRQFTLLTAARVLGQWVGGGELDADNAYAVLLDAATAHIGVAGFTRAEAERTVTRGMSFGMRAPRTVTRGRSAGNDTGEE